In Methanocella paludicola SANAE, the sequence GCGGCTCAATCCTGCCTTGCAGATCATCGCCCTGTCCGCCACCATCGGCAACGCTAAAGAGCTCGCTGACTGGATGAAGGCACAGCTGGTCGTAAGCGAGTGGAGGCCGACGGAGCTTAAAGAGGGCGTATTCTTCGGAAGGGCGATCAACTTTTCTAACGATAAGCGGGTCATAAAGACGCCCGGCCCCGACGACGTTCAGGCGCTGGTCTCCGACACGCTGGCCGAGGGCGGCCAGTGCATCGTGTTTGCCAACACTAGGAAGAGCAGCGAGAGCATCGCCCAGAAGCTCGCCAAAAGCCTCTCCAGGAAGATGACGGAGGAGGAAAAGGCCGCTTTTTTAGAGGTCAAGCAGCAGGTCATGCGCCACGCGGAGACGGACACGTGCGCCAAGCTCGCCGCCTGCGTGGAGCACGGCGTAGCCTTCCACCACGCGGGGCTCAAGGGCGAGCACCGGCACATCATCGAGAACGCCTTCAGGAAGAACACCGTCAAGGTCATCGCGTGCACGCCGACCCTGGCGGCCGGCCTTAACCTGCCGGCCCGGCGAGTGATCATAAGGGACTACCGGCGCTTCGACGTGAACTACGGGAACGTGCCCATACCGGTCCTCGAGTACAAACAGATGGCCGGGCGGGCCGGAAGGCCCGGGCTCGACCCATACGGAGAGGCCGTGCTCATCGCGAAGAACTACGATGAGCTGGGCGAGCTCATGGAGAACTACGTGCTCTCCCTTCCCGAGCAGATCACCTCCAAGCTGGGCACCGAGCCCGCGATGCGGGCCCACGTGCTTTCGGCCATCGCCACCGATTTCTGCGGCGACGTCATAGGCCTTAACGAGTTCATGGACACCACGTTCTACGCTCATCAGCGAGGCGACCTGTCCGCCGTGATCGATAATGTGCTCGATTTCCTGGAGGCCGAGAGGATGATCATAAGGACGGCGGACCGGCTTAGGGCGACCGAGCTGGGCAGGCTGACGTCCCGCCTGTACATCGATCCTCTATCCGCCTCCATCATCGTGAGGGCGCTGGAGGCCTCCAAGAAGAGGCAGGAACCCTATAACACTGAGATGGCCCTTTTACAGCTGATAGCCTCGACGCCCGACGTGAAGTCCCTGTACCTCCGCCGGTCGGACTACGGCTGGATCATCAAGTACACGGACGAGCACATATCGGACTTCCTCACAGATGTGCCCGACGTAGGGGACGAGACGGATTTCGAAGCCTTCCTTTCAAGCGTAAAGACGGCAGCCCTGGTAGACATGTGGGTCAACGAGAAGAACGAGGAGGAGATGACCGCCTTCTACAACATCGGCCCCGGCGACGTGCGTAATTTAATGGAGACCTGCGTCTGGCTCATGCACTCGACGGCCGAGATATCGCATTTGCTGAAAGCGCCCTTGACCCGGGAAGCACGGGAGCTGGCCGTGCGCATCGACTACGGCGTCAGCAAGGAGCTCATGGATCTCATTGAGCTGGAGGGCGTGGGCCGCGTCCGCGCCCGCCGTCTCTACGAGGCTGGCTATAAGAACAGGGAGGCGCTGAAGCATGTCGACCTCCAGGTACTGGCGGCCTTAATGGGCGAGAAGGTGGCCGCGAAAATACTGTCCCAGCTCGGGCGTAAAGACGTTCCCGTCTCGACGGAGCCCGACGAAGAGGTCATGGGACAGAGCACGCTGTTCAGCTTCGGGGATTAATTTTATCTGTTTTTAGCCTCAAGTAGGCAGTAATGACGGGTCTCATCATCGTCGGCGGCAAAGTGGAAATTAAAGACGTTAAGGCTTTTATTGGTAAGCTGACGGCCATCGGCAAAGAGTGCGGCGTCACGGTACAGGCGGTCAACGCGGACCTGGTGGCCGGCCGGGGCCACATCGAGTTCGCCTCGGACAAGGCCGTGGAGGCGTTCCGGGAGAAGAGGAACCTGGCCCGGGACCTGGGCATGGAGATCATGCTGTACCTCAGGGGCCGCCGCCAGATCGAGAAGGCTCTGGAGCTGGGCATCCGCGAGGGCACGAATAACGTAGCTATTATTATCGTGGGCGACGAGCCGGGATGCGCCGAGGATAAGGCACGGGCCGCGCTGGACAGGGTGGACGAAAAAGTCGTCGACTACGACCACCGGAAGGACGAGGCGCTCATGCGCCTGTACGACATCACGCCGGCCGAAGTCGACATCGTGGGAAAAGAGCGTATTCCGCTTTTGGTCAGAGAGCGGTCCGCATTACTGGAGTTTGAAAAATAGTTTAAACGATGATACGCTCCGGGCACGAGAACGCCTTTAGCTTATCCTTATCGGCGAAACAGCACAGCGTCAGGTTCGCCCTGCGGGCGCCGTCGATGCCCGAGCTAATGGGCGCAGCCTTCGATACGACGAGCGGTATTCTCGCCCGGGCGGCCTTCATGACCATCCCCGCGGGCTGCCGTCCCGAGGACAGCATGAACATCTTCGTTATGTCGTCCCCGGCGAGCGTCGCAGCCCCGACAACCTTATCGATGGCGTTGTGCCGGCCCACGTCCAGGGCGATGTGCCCTGCCCGGCCCGAAGCGTCCACCAGGCACGCCATGTGGGCGCCCCTGGTGCGGTCGTGAACCTCCGAGTAAAGGTACTTCAGGCTGTCCAGGATGACGTTGATATTAAATTTCTGCTCCACGGGCAGGAACAGGTCCTCGTCCCGGTGTTCCCAGTTGATGCCGATGCACCCGGAGGAGCGGAGCTCGTACCACAGGTCGAAGTGCTCGAAGTTCTTAATCTTCACGTCCACTTTGTTGCCCTTCTGCTCGATACCCTGGATATCGTCCCGGGAGCGCACAGCGCCCTCCGTGACGAGGTATCCCATGACGAGCTCCTTGTGCATCTCGGGCGTGGTGACGATGGAGGACAGCCGGGTCCCGTTCACTAAAAGGTCGATCGTCGTCTCCACGATAACGGGGTCCTTCGCGGGCTCCTTCCCCATCCTGGTCACTTTAACGGAGTCGTATTCTTTTACAAGAGGGCTGTCCATGTGATCCACAAACCCAAAATATATAGTGTAATTAGAACATAACAATGCGTGATGGGTAATAAATCATTCCTTACGAAGAGGCAGGTCATGGTGCTGAGGCTGAGGCAATCCGGCCTTACCCAGGACGAGATCGCCCGGCGTATCAAGACCACCAGGGCGAACGTCAGCCTCATCGAGAAGAGGGCCAGGGAGAACATCGATCGCTCCCGGGAGACCCTGAAGGAATGGGAAAGCATCGTCTCCCCCGTCCGGATCGCCATCAAGAAGGGGACCGACGTCATGAAGATACCCGAGATCGTGTTCTCCGAGGCGGACAAGTCGGGGATCCACGTGAAGTCGAATTCGCTCGACCTGATCACCCGCGTAAAAAAAGAGAAGGGCACCATTATCGGTAACAGGACGCTCGAGGACGACATGGAGATCGACATCACCGATACCGGCGAGGTGAGCATCCTCTGATCTTCGCCATCGACGTGGGCTCGGGGACTCAGGATGTACTTTTAACGGACGATGAACTGACTTTTCATGCTAAGATCGTTATGCCGGCGCCCACGCAGCTCTATGCTGCCGTCGTGCGCAGGGCCCGGAAGGATATCTTTTGCGATGGCTACACCATGGGAGGGGGAGCCTTAAGCGGCGCCCTCGTGAGGCATGCGCAAAAGCACCGTGTGGTCATGACCCCCGATGCTGCCCGAACCGTCCGCGACGACCTGGAGCAGGTCAAAGCCAGGGGCATCGAGGTCGGCACAGAAGAGGACATGAAGAAGCCGTACCTGAAGCTTACTTTACGGGACATCGATATGGCTTCTTTTAAGGACGCGTTCGCAAGGATGAGCTACCCGTTACCGGAGAGGCCCGTGGTTGCGGTGGCCGTGCAGGACCACGGCGTGGCCCCGAGGGGAGTAAGCGACAGGCAGTTCCGGTTCGAGCAGTTCGGTAAAAAGATAAAAAAGGGAGCCACTTTCAAGGATTTTATTTTTACGAAAAAGACGCCGAAATATTCCCGGGTGAGCGCCGTAATCCAGAGCCTGAAGGACGAGGGATACGAGGACGTCCTGGTGATGGACACGAAGATGGCGGGCATATTCGGGGGCCTCTACGCGGAGCCCCTGCCCGCGGTCGCCGTCGACGTAGGCAACGGCCACACCACGGCCGTCTCTGTTTCAGGGGATGGCACCATAGCGGGCATATTCGAGACCCACACGGCCGACCTGACCCATAAAAAGCTGGCGCTGTACATAAAAAAGCTGGCCGACGGTACCCTGACCAACGGGGAGATCTTCGACGAGGGCGGCCACGGGGCGTTCGTGAAGGAGACCGTCGAGCCGAAGGCCGTCATAGCGACCGGCCCCCGGAGGGACATGGCGATGAAAATGAAGATGGGAGCGAAGCCGGCCTCTCCTTTTGACGACGTTTACATGGCGGGGCCCGTCGGGATGGCCCGTGCTTATCTTGCTCTCCATGGATAAGCCCTAAAATAAATATACGCTAATACCCATATATTTGGCAGCCAAATATATGGCACGACATCCCTTAATTTATGACCGCCAGGAGAACAAATTTTATATAAGTACAGGTTTAACTTATCCCTATTAGGGGATGGTTGAGTTAAAAAAACTTGTTAAAATAGCCTTAGCCATAGCGGTCATTGCCGCTATATCGGCCGCAGCTATTATAAAAATGGGCGTATCTTCTACTGGCCCTGGTGATAATAACACGGCCATGTTATCGCTTTCATCGTCATCGGATTCGGGCATAGTGGCATATGCGGCAACGCCCGATCCGACCGTATCGCCTGCGAGGACTCCTCTGGCCGGCGACCGAAATTGGTACACGGTGGACGAGATACTCGGGGCGTTTGGCCCGGAACCTGCCTCATTAGCTCAGAACGCTACTGAGACTTTTCCGGTAAAATGCGGCGATAGGGCGTACCCGTACCCGAACGGCACCATGGCGTACTATACCGATCACATGGGCGCTGCCAGACCCACGACCGACCAGGTCATCGCGTTCCTGGCCACCGACGACACGTACAGGCAGCACACACTGACGGAAGGCAAATTCGTCTGCGTGAACTTCGCCGTGATGCTTCATGACAGCGCCGAGGCCAGGGGCATCGAGGCCCACATGGCATCCGTGTTCTTCTCGAGCGGCCCATCTTCGGGCAGCGGCCACATGGTCAACGCGTTCAACACCACGGACGCCGGATGGGTCTACGTCGACGCTACTGAGAACGGGTGGATACTGATAGGCCCCCTCCGGGAGGGAGACAAGTACCGGGGCACACTCATGGAATGCCGGGACGGCAAGTGGGGCTTCTTCCGGACCGAGACGGGGAATATCGTCAGCACCGTGGAAATAATATAATAGGGGCCAATGGGCCCCATTTTATTTTGCCTTGATGGGCTCGACTTCCTTCTTCTGCTGTCCCACCATGTTGTCCAGCGTGAGGGCCATGAGGAAGGATATGGCCAGGAATACGAGGATGCACAAAAAGGCGCCCTTCAGGCCGATCCAGTCGCCCAGGAGGCCTATTAGTATAGGGCCTCCGCCGTCGCCCACCTCCTTAAAGGTGCCCGACAGGCCCATGACCGTGCCCATAATGGCCGATGGGGCGGCGTAGGCCAGGTATGAGTTCGATACCACCCACAGGGCCGATATGCCGAGACCTGACAGGATCACGGCCGCTCCCCAGACTAGGGGATCCGGCACCAGCGCGATCATCAGCACGCCCGCCGCCAGCAATATCGAGCCGGTCATGATGGGCACCCGTGAGCCGTACTTATCGGCGAGCTTCCCGGAGTAATACTGGGCCAGCACGTATACGACTGCCTGCACGCCCAGTATGGCGCCCGTCACACCGGCGCCGATGCCGTTCTGCGTGCCATACACGGGAAGGAAGGATATGATCGAGTAGAAGGCCAGCATGCCACTCATGCCGATGAAATAACAACTGAAGAAGTCGAGCTTGTTGCTCTCCTTGAGCATGAGGCCGACTGACTGCTTCTTTTTCGGGGGCGTGAAGCTCTCCCGGACAGAGACAAAGCAGAGCACGAGCACTACGGCGCCCGCTATGGCGCAGAGGAGGAACGTGTCGAAGAAGTCGAAGTACTGGGTGACCAGGCCGCCAAGGATCGGGCCGAGGGCGTAGCCTGCGCCCTTGAACGAGTTGTACGTGCCCATGGCCTCGCCCTTGCGGTCCGTGAAAAGGTCGGCCACCAGGGCCGTCGAGGTGGTGGAGAACGCGGCGATGGCGATGCCCTGCATGAACCGGATGACGAATAATAAGAGAGGGGTCTGGAACATGGGGAACATGAGGGAGACGATAACGAGGAGCGCCAGGCCTCCGAGCATGAGCTTTAGCTTGCCTACGCGGTCCGAGAGGATGCCGAACGGGGTCTTCAGGAGGACTTCGGCGATGGCCAGGGACCCGATGACCAGCCCGATGACGGTCATGCTCGAGCCGTATGAGCCCATGTAGTTGCCCAGGTTGGATGATATGAGGTGTCCGGTAAATGAAGCCGTGAACCCTACGAGTGATAGGGCCATTAATGCGATAGTGTCCTTTTTTAACCAGTTTATCGCCATATTTCCATCTCTATGCCTGGCAAAGATTGTATTACTAACCTAAATATTTTTTCTATGGCGTATGCTTGGTAGTTATTTTACCCATCATCGCCAGTGGCGGTAGCCATGTTAATGTTCGTAAAAAGGATAAAATGCCGGCCTGAAGCCGGCATCAACTCATTTTTTCTATGAGAATATCCCGGCGCCCCAGACGAATAGGTTGTAGGCCGTTATCGTCGGGTTGCTGATCGGCCCGGTGACGATCCAGCTGAGTATATTATTTTCGTAGATATAGCTCATATCGCTTTGCGGCGGGAGAGCTATCGTTACTGACGAAGGTCCGGCCTGTTCAACAGGGCTAGGAGTCGGGGTCGGGTTCCATGTCGGTTCGGGCGTGACCGTGGGTGTTGGAGTAGCCGTAGGCGTGGCTGTTGGGGTTGCCGTAGGTGTAGCCGTCGGAGTGGCAGTTGGCGTTGCTGTGGGCGTCGCAGTAGGTGTAGCCGTCGGAGTGGCAGTTGGCGTTGCTGTGGGCGTCGCAGTAGGTGTAGCCGTCGGAGTTGCCGTAGGTGTAGCCGTCGGAGTTGCCGTAGGTGTAGCCGTCGGAGTTGCCGTAGGTGTAGCCGTCGGAGTTGCCGTAGGTGTAGCCGTCGGAGTTGCCGTAGGCGTCGCAGTAGGCGTCGCAGTAGGCGTTACAGACGGATTCACGGGCAATGTCAGATCCAGGTAATTGTTACCGGTCGTCAGCGTGATCGACGCGCTGGCCGTCGCCCCGTTCAGGCTCGCCGTTACAGTGCACGGCCCCGCCGGGACGTTGGAGAAGTGACACTCTCCGCCGTTGTTAGTCGTTCCGGTAAAGGTCGTGCCGTCCGGGTATACCAGCGTCACGGTGGCGCCTGGCGCCCACCCGCCGCTGGAGAGACCGACCTTTACGTTCAGGTTAATATCGGTTTGAGTCGCGATGTCGATATCCGCTACGGGTCTGGCGTAGGAGATAAGCGCCATGCTGATCATTACAGTAATTAGTACAACTATGAAGATGGTGGCTAGCTTTTTATTTGCCATATATTATAATGCCCCCTTATTGTTATTAGACATGCTATGTATGGGATTACACGGCAATGTCTACAATACCAAGTTAGAAGATATATTTTTAAATAGTTATCGCTTATTGTAAAAGGGTTTGTCAAAACTGTTATAAATTATATAATGTTTATTAAAAAAATATTTTACACTCAAAGATATCTCTAAAAATAGTCAAAAATATTCGCTTTAGCTCACTATATTTGTTTATTGTTCATAAATTATAATTTATGATTTACTGTGATATGGCTATTGTTGGTATGCCGAGCATAAATCAAAATAACGTTAGTTAGGAAATTATGGTAAATATCCCTACCAGTTATTTATCGCTTTCAGCTCGAGCGCTTTAAGGCATAAAAAATTACGGCATACGATGGGCTTGGTCTCGTGTATGGAGCACCAGCCGTCCTTTAAAAAGTAACAGGACCTGCCTGGCGATGTGACCTCGTGTACCTGCCTGCCTTCCACGACCCTGGCCTTGATGTGCGCCAGGATATCCTGCCGCCCCTCTGCCTTCCATCGTTCGACGTCCTCCGTTGAGACCCAGAGGAAGCGCGTACAGCACCGGTCCGGGTGGCAGCTCGTGCAGAGGTCCTCGATGGATACGTGTTTTTGTTGTGGCTCCCCTACCATGGTATTTTCCCTAAATTGGAGGCTCAGAGGGCATTTTTGATATATAGCCCTTATGGTGATGCCTATAAAATGTTGTAGATTATAGGACCATAAGCTATTATTAACCAGGCATTATTATGGCAACTATTATATACAAATATCATTTATAAAAAATTAAATGGACAATAATTATAGAAATAAGCTTATCAGCCCTATGGTCATCATATTTCTGGTCGTAATCTTATTAGCCGCATTTTTAGTCATATTGCAGCTCAGCGTTTCCATCGCTGCTAATAATTCGAGCGACAAACCGGCCTCAATATCCTTTAGCCCATCCACGGCCTCGACACTCTTTTCCATGCCAGTACTCACGACGTCGACTGAAAGGATACCCCTCGATAATAATAAAATATGGTATACGGAGGATGAGATCCTCAACGCGTTCGGGCCGGCGCCGTCGGCAATATCAGGTGCGACCACCCAGGTACTACTGGCGAAGAACGGCATCGTCTTCCCGTACCCGAACGGCACTCAGGCGTACTGTACGGAATTTGCAGGCGCACAAGACCCGACGACTGAAGAGCTTATAGCTTTCCTGGCCACGGACGACACGTACAGGCAGCATGATCTTGTCCCCGGAAAGTTCGTTTGCGTGAACTTTGCGGTCCTGCTGAACGACCGCGCGGAATCCCGGGGCATTAAGGCATATATGGCATCGATAATGTTCACGAGCGGCCCTGAATCAGGCACAAATCACATGATCAACGCGTTCAACACGACCGATGCAGGGTGGGTGTACGTTGACGCCATGGATACCGGTTGGATACTGATCGGCCGGCTGGTCCCGGGAGAAAAATACATGGGCACGCTGATGAAAAACCAGGACGGGAAATGGGGCTTCTTCCTGGCGGAAACTGGTAACGTCATAGGCGATGTCGAAATTATTTAAAGAAGAGGCCGAGGGCGGGTGCCCCCGGGGAGTTATTTTTGTTTCGTGAAGTACCAGTATCCCGCCACTAACGCCACGGTGATGAGCAACAGGATGAGCCACCACCAGGACGACAGGTCCGTGGTCTGGGCGGCCGCCGTCGGCTCGGGGGTCGGCGTAGGTGTAGGCAATACCGTTGGTGTCGCCGTGATGATGGATGTCGGCGTGGCTGTCGGTACGGGCGTTGGCGTGGGAGTTGACCACAGGCCGGGGCCTAATATCCAGTCGTCGACATCGCTGGGCGCACGTGCCGTGGGATGTGCAGTCGGCTGAGGTGATGTAGATGGTTCGTTTGAAGGGGTAGGAGTCGTCGTCGGCGTTTCGATGGTGATTATAATGTTTCTTTGAAACTTATCCATATTGGGAACCGTGAACGTGTCCCTGACCTCGTGTCCATTGTATTGGGCAACAATTGTTACCTGTTTTCCTACCTGTATGGTATATTTAAACTGATAAAACCCTGACCCAGCACTCGTAGCCTGTTGGCCATCACAATTTAACGTAGCGCTACCGACAGGGTTGCTATTATCGTTAATATATACATACCCGTAAATGGTACAGCCCGGGTTAGTGCCTTCAGATAAAGCGTAAAGGGGTATTTGGCTGAATGTAATTAACCCGATGGCTACTATTATTATTAGACTCTTCAACTGCCCGAATCCCATATTCTCCCGCAACCTTAGAATGTATATTTTACTATGTTTTCAGATTCCGAATAAATGAAGTACCCCTCTCCGGGTATCATATCGAAACTATATTCATCTGGACTTATTCCTTCTATATAGCTTTCGTAGTTATCGACTGGGTTTATATAATGATCAATAGTCTGACTGCCATCCATCTTACCACATACGGTTTTCGCATTAGACGTACTTAAACTACTCCAGCCGATCAGATTCCAGCCTGGAAATATATCAATGGACCGATGGTCCGGTAAGGAACCATAGATTACAATAAAAGTGTCCTCTTCACAGTATAGGAAATATCCGCTATCTGTCCTCAGATTTATATCGTACGACGGGGGACTAATCCCAACGAGATATGAGGTAAAATTGCCGCTGACACGATCATATGATAATACTGTTGATATTGCAGTACCAGTAAACTGGCTCGCCCAAACAGAATCATTTACGAGCGGGAATGATATGAGGTTCCATCCCTTCTTTAATTGGATAGTAAATGATTGTTGGTCATTCTGGTCATTATCTAATATATTCAACACGGCGGTCTTTTGCTCTCCGAGCACTGCCCCGCCCGTCGGAGCGCTCAACTCAAGGTCGACGGACTCGGTCGGCTCGGCATCGGCATCGTTGAGGATAGTCACATCGAAGGTTTTACTCATCTCGCCCTGGCTAAATGTCAAGGTGCCGCTCGTCTCGAAGTAGTCCTCATCGGGGATGGCGGTGCCCGGCTTTGTCGTATAGCTTACGGTAATGGGGTTCTGGGCATCGTTGACCCTGGTCGCCGTGATTGTCGCGATATGGCCATCCTCGCTCACGAAATACTCGCTCATGCTGAACTGGATAACGGGCGCTAGGTCGTTGCCGCGGTCATCGCGGATCGTCAGCACTGCGCTGCCCGGGGTGCCGATGCCCGCGCCGCCGGCCGCATTACTCAAGGCCAGGTTGACCGTCTCGTCGGGCTCATAGAGGCCGTCGTCGAGGATACGCACTTCAAAGCTCTTACTGAACTCGCCTTTGCTGAAGGTCAGCGTGCCGCTGGCGGCCGTGTAATCTTTCCCCTGCGTGGCAGTACCATCGCTCGTGGCATAATCGACCGATACCTGGCCTTCCGCATCGTTTGCCCTGGACACGGTGATGGCCACAACGCCGCCGTCCTCGTCCACGCCATACGTGGAGGAGCTGAAGTAGACGACAGGTGCGGGATCGTTATCGTTTATCGTGAGCACGGCGCTACCCGGTGTGCCAATAATTGCGCCGCCAGTGGGGGCGCTCAATGTGAGGTTCACCGTCTCGTCGGGCTCATACAGGCTATCTTCAAGGATTGGCACCTTAAAGCTCTTAGTGAACTCGCCGGGGCTGAAGGTGAGGGCGCCAATGGCCGCAATATAATCGCTGCCGGCACTGGCCGTGCCGTCGCGGGTCGCATAATTTACACTGACGGGGCTCGCTGCGTCGTTGGTCCGGGTGACCGTGATCGTGGCATTGCCGCCGTCCTCATCGACTGAGTACGCTGAGGAGCTGAACTGAATTGCTGTCGCGGGGTCATCGTCCTTGATTGTCAGCACCGAGGTGCCCCGGGCGCCGATGCTCGCGCCGCCCTTCGGGTCGCTCAAGGCCAGGCTGACCGTCTCGTCAGGTTCATAGAGGCCGTTATCGACGAGGGGCACCTTGAATGTCTTGCTGAACTCACCCTGACCGAATACCAATGTACCGCTCGCAGGAAGATAGTCCAGCCCCTGCACAGCGGTACCATCGCTTGTGGTATAGAATACCGAAATGGGCCCGTCCGCATCGTTTACCTTGGACACGGTGATAGTCGCATTACCATCGCTCTCGCCGGCCGTGTAAGAGGCCGCGCTGAACTGGACGACGGGCACGGGGTCCGTGTTGATGACCGTGACTGTGGCGGTGCTCGGGCTGCCGAGGGAGCCACATACGGAGGGGTTGGTAAGAGAGATCGTAAAGTCCTTATGGATGGAGTTGAGGCCGTCATCCAAGATCCCGATGGTGATCGTTTTACTCGTTTCACCGTCGCCGAAAGTGAGGGTGCCGCTTGTACGCTCATAGTTCCGGCCGGCGACCGCTGTTCCATCTTTCGTGCCATAGGAAACGCTCAATGTACCGTAGCTCCCATCGCCGCGCTCCACCGTGACAATAGCAGGGCCTTTATCCTCGTCGACCGAGTAGGTCGCGGACGTGAACCGAAGCTTACCCACGTCCTTCGTCCGGATGGTCACGTCGTCCAGCTGCCACCAGGATTCGTACGGGGACGACTTGACTGGCGGTGCGCGGAACATGAAGGTCAGCCTGACGTCATCCCTGCCCGCCACGATGTCCGAGATGTCGATCGAGACCTTCCCGTTATAACTTTCTTTGTTATAGCACCAGACGACGTGTTTTCCGCAGCCGGTCTCGACGATGACCTTGGCCATCAGGTCGCCGACCTTCACGTCATACTTAAGATCGGTGTTGAACTCGAGCACCGCCGTCTTCACGCCCGACAGGTCGATCGTGGGGGACTC encodes:
- a CDS encoding ATP-dependent DNA helicase, whose protein sequence is MKIAELDLPTDIKDFYEASGIRELYPPQAEAVKKGFLDGKSLLAAIPTASGKTLLAEMAMLKSIAAGGKALYIVPLKALASEKFERFRQFEGLGVRAGISTGDYDSKDEWLKDRDIIVATSEKTDSLLRNGAPWLSSLTVVVADEVHLIDSANRGPTLEVTLAKLKRLNPALQIIALSATIGNAKELADWMKAQLVVSEWRPTELKEGVFFGRAINFSNDKRVIKTPGPDDVQALVSDTLAEGGQCIVFANTRKSSESIAQKLAKSLSRKMTEEEKAAFLEVKQQVMRHAETDTCAKLAACVEHGVAFHHAGLKGEHRHIIENAFRKNTVKVIACTPTLAAGLNLPARRVIIRDYRRFDVNYGNVPIPVLEYKQMAGRAGRPGLDPYGEAVLIAKNYDELGELMENYVLSLPEQITSKLGTEPAMRAHVLSAIATDFCGDVIGLNEFMDTTFYAHQRGDLSAVIDNVLDFLEAERMIIRTADRLRATELGRLTSRLYIDPLSASIIVRALEASKKRQEPYNTEMALLQLIASTPDVKSLYLRRSDYGWIIKYTDEHISDFLTDVPDVGDETDFEAFLSSVKTAALVDMWVNEKNEEEMTAFYNIGPGDVRNLMETCVWLMHSTAEISHLLKAPLTREARELAVRIDYGVSKELMDLIELEGVGRVRARRLYEAGYKNREALKHVDLQVLAALMGEKVAAKILSQLGRKDVPVSTEPDEEVMGQSTLFSFGD
- the cgi121 gene encoding KEOPS complex subunit Cgi121, which produces MTGLIIVGGKVEIKDVKAFIGKLTAIGKECGVTVQAVNADLVAGRGHIEFASDKAVEAFREKRNLARDLGMEIMLYLRGRRQIEKALELGIREGTNNVAIIIVGDEPGCAEDKARAALDRVDEKVVDYDHRKDEALMRLYDITPAEVDIVGKERIPLLVRERSALLEFEK
- the fdhD gene encoding formate dehydrogenase accessory sulfurtransferase FdhD, which gives rise to MDSPLVKEYDSVKVTRMGKEPAKDPVIVETTIDLLVNGTRLSSIVTTPEMHKELVMGYLVTEGAVRSRDDIQGIEQKGNKVDVKIKNFEHFDLWYELRSSGCIGINWEHRDEDLFLPVEQKFNINVILDSLKYLYSEVHDRTRGAHMACLVDASGRAGHIALDVGRHNAIDKVVGAATLAGDDITKMFMLSSGRQPAGMVMKAARARIPLVVSKAAPISSGIDGARRANLTLCCFADKDKLKAFSCPERIIV
- a CDS encoding Tfx family DNA-binding protein, whose product is MGNKSFLTKRQVMVLRLRQSGLTQDEIARRIKTTRANVSLIEKRARENIDRSRETLKEWESIVSPVRIAIKKGTDVMKIPEIVFSEADKSGIHVKSNSLDLITRVKKEKGTIIGNRTLEDDMEIDITDTGEVSIL
- a CDS encoding DUF1786 domain-containing protein, which translates into the protein MPAPTQLYAAVVRRARKDIFCDGYTMGGGALSGALVRHAQKHRVVMTPDAARTVRDDLEQVKARGIEVGTEEDMKKPYLKLTLRDIDMASFKDAFARMSYPLPERPVVAVAVQDHGVAPRGVSDRQFRFEQFGKKIKKGATFKDFIFTKKTPKYSRVSAVIQSLKDEGYEDVLVMDTKMAGIFGGLYAEPLPAVAVDVGNGHTTAVSVSGDGTIAGIFETHTADLTHKKLALYIKKLADGTLTNGEIFDEGGHGAFVKETVEPKAVIATGPRRDMAMKMKMGAKPASPFDDVYMAGPVGMARAYLALHG
- a CDS encoding MFS transporter gives rise to the protein MAINWLKKDTIALMALSLVGFTASFTGHLISSNLGNYMGSYGSSMTVIGLVIGSLAIAEVLLKTPFGILSDRVGKLKLMLGGLALLVIVSLMFPMFQTPLLLFVIRFMQGIAIAAFSTTSTALVADLFTDRKGEAMGTYNSFKGAGYALGPILGGLVTQYFDFFDTFLLCAIAGAVVLVLCFVSVRESFTPPKKKQSVGLMLKESNKLDFFSCYFIGMSGMLAFYSIISFLPVYGTQNGIGAGVTGAILGVQAVVYVLAQYYSGKLADKYGSRVPIMTGSILLAAGVLMIALVPDPLVWGAAVILSGLGISALWVVSNSYLAYAAPSAIMGTVMGLSGTFKEVGDGGGPILIGLLGDWIGLKGAFLCILVFLAISFLMALTLDNMVGQQKKEVEPIKAK
- a CDS encoding carboxypeptidase regulatory-like domain-containing protein, translated to MANKKLATIFIVVLITVMISMALISYARPVADIDIATQTDINLNVKVGLSSGGWAPGATVTLVYPDGTTFTGTTNNGGECHFSNVPAGPCTVTASLNGATASASITLTTGNNYLDLTLPVNPSVTPTATPTATPTATPTATPTATPTATPTATPTATPTATPTATPTATPTATPTATPTATPTATPTATPTATPTATPTATPTATPTATPTATPTATPTPTVTPEPTWNPTPTPSPVEQAGPSSVTIALPPQSDMSYIYENNILSWIVTGPISNPTITAYNLFVWGAGIFS
- a CDS encoding YkgJ family cysteine cluster protein, with amino-acid sequence MVGEPQQKHVSIEDLCTSCHPDRCCTRFLWVSTEDVERWKAEGRQDILAHIKARVVEGRQVHEVTSPGRSCYFLKDGWCSIHETKPIVCRNFLCLKALELKAINNW